One window of Opisthocomus hoazin isolate bOpiHoa1 chromosome 15, bOpiHoa1.hap1, whole genome shotgun sequence genomic DNA carries:
- the SBK1 gene encoding serine/threonine-protein kinase SBK1 isoform X2 — protein sequence MDSFCFVCFQKEELQPLHLHSAAMSAGSIEQEPSRKLACCGVPLITEDMQSLAIRTLSGTDISKHYDLIRELGKGTYGKVDLVSHKSTGTKMALKFVNKSKTKLKNFLREFSITNTLSSSPFIIKVFDVVFETEDCYVFAQEYAPGGDLFDIIPPQVGLPEELVKRCVQQLGLALDYMHSKSLVHRDIKPENVLLFDRDCRRVKLADFGMTRKVGCRVKRISGTIPYTAPEVCQAGRAEGFAVDTSIDVWAFGVLIFCVLTGNFPWEAAAASDAFFEEFVRWQKGRLGGLPSQWRRFTDSALRMFQRLLALDPEKRCPVKEVFYFIKCDLMAEVRRRPSYRSRKHAGDKLPAGAHRHEAAGSCTPAPLKRTVLTEGSGPRGSEPSAAPPATASRTDGRQDKGKGQMVLATAIEICV from the exons CGCAGCCATGAGCGCGGGTTCGATTGAGCAAGAGCCGTCGCGCAAGCTGGCCTGCTGCGGGGTGCCCCTCATCACTGAGGACATGCAGTCCCTGGCCATCCGCACCCTCTCGGGCACCGACATCAGCAAGCACTACGACCTCATCCGCGAGCTCGGCAAGGGCACCTATGGCAAAGTGGACCTGGTGTCCCACAAAAGCACAG GCACCAAGATGGCCCTGAAGTTCGTCAACAAGAGCAAGACGAAGCTGAAGAACTTCCTGCGGGAGTTCAGCATCACCAACAcgctctcctccagccccttcATCATCAAGGTCTTCGACGTGGTCTTCGAGACTGAGGACTGCTACGTGTTCGCTCAGGAGTATGCCCCCGGCGGGGACCTCTTTGACATCATCCCGCCGCAG GTGGGGCTCCCCGAGGAGCTGGTGAAGCGCTGCGTGCAGCAGCTGGGCCTGGCCCTCGACTACATGCACAGCAAGAGCCTGGTGCACCGGGACATCAAACCGGAGAACGTCCTGCTCTTCGACCGCGACTGCCGCCGTGTCAAACTGGCTGACTTCGGCATGACCCGCAAGGTGGGCTGCCGGGTCAAGCGAATCAGCGGCACCATCCCCTACACGGCGCCTGAGGTCTGCCAGGCCGGCCGGGCAGAGGGCTTCGCCGTGGACACCAGCATCGACGTCTGGGCTTTCGGGGTGCTCATCTTCTGCGTCCTCACCGGTAACTTCCCCTGGGAGGCAGCGGCGGCTTCGGACGCCTTCTTTGAGGAGTTTGTGCGGTGGCAGaaggggcggctgggggggctgccctCGCAGTGGCGACGCTTCACGGACAGCGCCCTGCGCATGTTCCAGCGCCTGCTGGCCCTCGACCCTGAGAAGCGCTGTCCCGTCAAGGAGGTCTTCTACTTCATCAAGTGCGACCTGATGGCCGAGGTGCGGCGCCGACCTTCCTACCGCTCCCGCAAGCACGCCGGGGACAAACTGCCAGCCGGTGCCCATCGCCACGAGGCGGCCGgctcctgcacccccgccccgctCAAGAGGACCGTCCTGACCGAAGGGAGCGGACCCCGTGGGTCCGAGCCAAGCGCGGCCCCCCCGGCGACGGCGAGCAGGACAGACGGACGGCaggacaaaggcaaagggcagaTGGTCCTGGCCACAGCAATAGAGATCTGCGTCTGA
- the SBK1 gene encoding serine/threonine-protein kinase SBK1 isoform X3 translates to MSAGSIEQEPSRKLACCGVPLITEDMQSLAIRTLSGTDISKHYDLIRELGKGTYGKVDLVSHKSTGTKMALKFVNKSKTKLKNFLREFSITNTLSSSPFIIKVFDVVFETEDCYVFAQEYAPGGDLFDIIPPQVGLPEELVKRCVQQLGLALDYMHSKSLVHRDIKPENVLLFDRDCRRVKLADFGMTRKVGCRVKRISGTIPYTAPEVCQAGRAEGFAVDTSIDVWAFGVLIFCVLTGNFPWEAAAASDAFFEEFVRWQKGRLGGLPSQWRRFTDSALRMFQRLLALDPEKRCPVKEVFYFIKCDLMAEVRRRPSYRSRKHAGDKLPAGAHRHEAAGSCTPAPLKRTVLTEGSGPRGSEPSAAPPATASRTDGRQDKGKGQMVLATAIEICV, encoded by the exons ATGAGCGCGGGTTCGATTGAGCAAGAGCCGTCGCGCAAGCTGGCCTGCTGCGGGGTGCCCCTCATCACTGAGGACATGCAGTCCCTGGCCATCCGCACCCTCTCGGGCACCGACATCAGCAAGCACTACGACCTCATCCGCGAGCTCGGCAAGGGCACCTATGGCAAAGTGGACCTGGTGTCCCACAAAAGCACAG GCACCAAGATGGCCCTGAAGTTCGTCAACAAGAGCAAGACGAAGCTGAAGAACTTCCTGCGGGAGTTCAGCATCACCAACAcgctctcctccagccccttcATCATCAAGGTCTTCGACGTGGTCTTCGAGACTGAGGACTGCTACGTGTTCGCTCAGGAGTATGCCCCCGGCGGGGACCTCTTTGACATCATCCCGCCGCAG GTGGGGCTCCCCGAGGAGCTGGTGAAGCGCTGCGTGCAGCAGCTGGGCCTGGCCCTCGACTACATGCACAGCAAGAGCCTGGTGCACCGGGACATCAAACCGGAGAACGTCCTGCTCTTCGACCGCGACTGCCGCCGTGTCAAACTGGCTGACTTCGGCATGACCCGCAAGGTGGGCTGCCGGGTCAAGCGAATCAGCGGCACCATCCCCTACACGGCGCCTGAGGTCTGCCAGGCCGGCCGGGCAGAGGGCTTCGCCGTGGACACCAGCATCGACGTCTGGGCTTTCGGGGTGCTCATCTTCTGCGTCCTCACCGGTAACTTCCCCTGGGAGGCAGCGGCGGCTTCGGACGCCTTCTTTGAGGAGTTTGTGCGGTGGCAGaaggggcggctgggggggctgccctCGCAGTGGCGACGCTTCACGGACAGCGCCCTGCGCATGTTCCAGCGCCTGCTGGCCCTCGACCCTGAGAAGCGCTGTCCCGTCAAGGAGGTCTTCTACTTCATCAAGTGCGACCTGATGGCCGAGGTGCGGCGCCGACCTTCCTACCGCTCCCGCAAGCACGCCGGGGACAAACTGCCAGCCGGTGCCCATCGCCACGAGGCGGCCGgctcctgcacccccgccccgctCAAGAGGACCGTCCTGACCGAAGGGAGCGGACCCCGTGGGTCCGAGCCAAGCGCGGCCCCCCCGGCGACGGCGAGCAGGACAGACGGACGGCaggacaaaggcaaagggcagaTGGTCCTGGCCACAGCAATAGAGATCTGCGTCTGA